CGGCGGTGCGCGGGCGCGGGCCGTGGACCCTCCTCCCGACCCTCGGTTTCGCCCAGGTGGCGCAGCACACGCTGCTCAACCTCGGCCACCACGAGGACGTCGGCGCCGGGCTGGGCTTCGGCCCGGTCGCGATGACGACGGCCCACGTCGTCGCGGCGCTGCTGACCGGGCTGCTGCTGGTCCGGGCGGACGCGGTGCTGGACGCCCTGGTGTGGGCGGTGTCGCGGCTCCTCCCGGTGCTGTGGTCGTTCGCGCCCGTCGCCGTGCCGGCGACACCCGTCCGGGTGGCCCCCGTCCCGGACGTGTGGATGTCCGTGCTGCTCAGACGCGTGCACGGCCGCCGCGGTCCCCCGCTCTGCTCCTGATCCCCGGAACCCACACATCCCTTCTGGCATCAGGAGCCACATCTTCATGTCGACAAATCGCTTTGGCGTGCGCACGTACGCCAAGGGCGGCGCCGTGCTGGCCGCCGCCGCCTTCGCCCTCGTGAGCACCGCCGGCCTCGCGTCCGCGCACGTCACCGCCTCGACCCCGAAGGACGCCGTCCAGGGCGGCTACACCAAGGTCACCCTGCGCGTGCCCAACGAGCGGCCGAACAACGGCACCGTCAAGCTCGAACTGACCCTGCCCGCCGAGTACCCGCTGGCCTCGGTCAGCACCAAGCCCACGCCGGGCTGGAAGGTCGAGGCGGTCAAGGCCAAGCTGGACACGCCGATCAAGAGCCACGGCCGCGAGGTCACCGAGGCCGTCCGCACCGTCGTGTGGACCGCCGACCCGGGCGTGCGCATCGAGCCGGGGCAGTTCAACGAGTTCGACCTGTCCATCGGGCCGCTGCCGGACAACACCGACAAGCTGGTCCTGCCCACCAAGCAGACCTACGACAACGGCGAGGTCGTGGACTGGAGCGCGCCCCCGCCCGCCGAGGGCGCCGCGGAGCCGGAGAAGCCCGCGCCCGTGCTCAACCTGGTGAAGAAGTCCGGCGGCGACGCGCACGGCAGCGCCGTCACCGCGTCCGCGCAGGAACCGCAGGCGGCAGCGCAGTCCTCGGACAAGACCGCCCGCTGGCTGGGCGGCGCGGGGTTGGCCGTCGGCGCCCTCGGCCTGGGCATCGGCATCGGCGCCGTCCTGCGGTCCCGCCGTGCGACGGGTACTCCGTCGGCATGAGGCGCACGCTCTCCCTGCTGCTGGCCGGCCTGCTCGCGGGCGGCCTGGCGCTGACCACGTCCGGCACCGCCTCCGCGCACAACGTGCTGGTCAGCAGCAACCCGAAGGACGGCGAGGCCCTGGCGGCCGGACCGGCGGAGATCACCCTGACCTTCGACCAGCCGGTCCAGGCGGGTGAGAAGTTCAACACCATCACGGTCATCGGCCCGGACGAGTCCCACTGGGAAGCCGCGGACGAGCCGACCGTGAAGAACAACTCGGTGGTCTTCAAGGTCCGCCCGCTCGGCCCGGCGGCCGAGTACAAGGTGGGCTACCGGGTCCTGTCCGCCGACGGCCACCCCGTCACCGGCTCGCTGAAGTTCACCCTCACCGCCGCGGGCAACGGCACTCCGGCGCCCACGACCACCGCGGCCAGCTCTTCGCCGGTCTCGGACGGTGGTGACGGCGGCGTGCCGATCTGGGTGTGGATCGCCGGCGCCGTGGTGCTGCTGGGCGGCGGCGTGTACTTCGCGCTGCGCGGCGGGACGGGCGCCAAGAGGTGACCGTGGACCGGACCACCACCCGGACCTCCCGGCACTGGGTCGTCGTCGGCCTGCTCGCGGGCGGGTGCGTCGGCGTGCTCCTGGGCCTGGGACTGTCGACCACGCCCGAAGCGGTGGGCGTGGCCGAACCCGGGGCGGTGGTCCGGTTCGCCCACCCGCTGGTCAGGACCTTGCTGGACTTGGCCGCCACGGTCGTCGTGGGCCTGTCGCTGCTGCCCAAGCTGCTGGGTTTCACCCGACCGGCGGCGACCGAGCCCGTGCTGCGCGTGGCCCGACCGGCGGCGGTGGTCGCGGCGGCCGTGTGGGCGTTCACCGCGCTGCTGTCGATCGTGATCAGGGCGTACGAGACGCGGCCGGACGTCCCGGTGACCATGAGCTCGGTCGTGGACTACGTGCAGCGGGTCGGCGCGGGGCAGGGGCTGCTGTTCAGTGCGGTGTGCGCGCTGACGTACGTCGTGGTCGGGGTGATGGCGGTGCGGCGCGGCGAGTCCGTGCCGGCGGAGCTGCGCATCCTGATCTCCATGTTCGGCCTGCTGCCGCTACCGGTGACCGGGCACGCGTCGAACTGGAAGTACCACGACTACTCCATGATCTCGATGGAGCTGCACGTCCTGGGCGCGGCGGCGTGGACGGGTGGCTTGGCGGCGCTGGTCGTGCTCGTGTCCCATCGGCGGGGGTTGCTGGCGGACGCGCTGCCGAAGTTCTCCAAGCTGGCCACGGTGAGCTTGGCGCTGGTCTCGGTCACGGGCTTGTTCAACGGCTTGCTGGAGCTCTTCCTGAACCCCGTGGTAGCTCTGCCCGGCTCGCTCTTCACCACCTCGTACGGCTTGGTGCTGCTGGCGAAAATCGTCTGCGCGGCCCTGCTGGCATTGCTGGGCGCCAACATCCGCTGGCGCTTGCTGCCCCACATCGCGCGGCACAAGGCAACGGCCATCGTCGGCTGGGCCACGATCGAGGTGACGATCATGGGCATCGCCTTCGGCCTGGCCGTCATCCTGTCTCGCGCCCCCGTCGCGTAACGATCTCGGCCGGTATCCGATCAAGTCCGCGATACTCGACCTCAGCGTCGATGGCCAGGTTTTCCAGCTCGAGTTCAGCCAGCGGGCCGAGGTCATAGTCGAACTGGACGTCGTTGTCGATCCAAAGTCTTTTCAGCCCTCGGATCGCCACCAGGGGTTCGATGCTGTCGAATGCCGAGTGCTGGATGATCAGACTCCTCAACGGCACCTCGATCAGGTCGGCGAGGTCCACGCTGGCCATATCACCGATGTTCCAGTCTGTCGCGACTCCGAACACCCTCGCCGCCTGGGACAGCGATCGGGATACGCAGCTGAAAAGCGTCACTTTGCGAATCCCGTGCAGGACGTCGATCCCGGACAGTCGAGAATCGTCGAAACCGCTGATGAACAGGTCGTCCAGGTCTGGCAACGTCGACAGCACGGACAGGTCGACATCAGCTTGATAGAGGCCGAACAGGTTCATACCCCTCAGGCCCTCGCGACCCGCAAGAGGGGCCAGGTCAACTTTCCTGTGCCGACGGAGGGAAAGGCCCAGACCGCCGAATCTTCCGATGTGAAGGACCTGGGGCAGGAATTGCGGCGACGGGACTTCCAAGTAGCTGTTGCCTAGATCATGGGCGAGCACGGTTTTCGCATACTGTTCCGGGTCGAAGAACTTCCACTGCAAGATGACCGCTCTCCGCACCTCCGACCGCTCGTCCTTCACGTAGGACGCGAGGAGTGGCATCGCTTCGGCGGCACCTGCGAGCACGGCGGCTTCCACCGTGGCAGCCGCCGCCATTTCGGGGAACTGTCCCAGATCGGCCGGCAAGTAGCGCAGGAGGCGCGGACCGATCGACGCCAGTGACCGCGCCTCGCTGGACTTCCTCGGCGGGATCAGCCTGTCGCGCACGACCGCGTCGATCCGGTCCCGTACCGCGGGGTCCACATCCCGCACGGTTTCCAGGCTCGCCGCCGCGATCAACCGGAGTCGGCGCGCCCGCTTCGGCTTCCGATCAGCCTCGTCCAGGACGCCGGTCAGCAGTTGCTCGGCCTGTTTCGCCGTCGCGTGGCCGCACGCCATCACGACGGTCTCCCACCACGTGTCGAGGTGGGCGTGGGCGATCAGCGTGTCGATGTGGTGCTGTTGCACGGCCTCCTCGGCTGCGAGGTACTCCAGGAACGTCCGGTGGACGAAGTCGACCCGGCCCGGCACGGGCTGCCGCAGCACACCACTGCGCTCCAGCAAGTGCGTGAAGATCGCCTCCGGCTCGACCTCCACGTCCGGCATCGCGGGCAGTTTGCGCGAGAGGTGCCCGAGAGCCTCCTCGGTCGACAGCTCCACCTTGTTGCCCAAGGTCAACCGCCATGCCAAGTCCCGCAACAACACCCGCTTCCCGGTGTCGGTCAGCAGGGTCTCGATGCCGCGTTCCGCGTCGCGCAGGTGCAGCAGCATCGCGAGGGCCTTGGCGTACAACTCCATGCGGTTGCGCGGGAGTTCCGACCGGTGCGACAGGTTCAGCGCGCACAACATCGCGCACAACAACGGACTGGCGGCGAGCTGCCGCAGGTGCGGCCGTTCCAGTTGGGCCCGCAGCCGGCGTTCCGCCGCCGTCACCTCGGCGCCGGTCAGTTCCGCCGCGCGGTGCCACCGCTCCACGAAGTCGAGGATGTTCACCGGGCTCATCGGCTCCAACGTGACCGTGCGGAACCCCTCGCCGGCCAGCCACTTCGCATCCGCGGCGGCCGTCCTCGACGTCACCACCACACGGGTGCCCGGGTACGCGTCCAGCAGGTCGCGCAGCCACGCCTTCACCGCGCGCCGGCGACCGGCGGGCACCTCGTCCACGCCGTCCACCAGCAGCAACCCGCGACCGGCCTGGAGCACGCGGTGGGTCCACGCCTCCGGTGCCAGGTCGGCGACCACCGGTGTGGACAGGCCGACGAACTGCTCGGGCCGCGGGAGGTCCCCCTCGGCGAACATCCGCAGCAGCACGACGAACGGGACGGTGTCGTTCCACCCCGTCAGCGCGCCGGTCAGCGCCCGCCGTGCCGCCTGGACCGCCAGCCAGTGGAGCAGGGTCGTCTTGCCCGAACCGGCGTCGCCCCGCAGCAACACCCGGTGCTCGTCGCCGATGGCGGCCTCGACCGACAACCCCTCCGTCGCGGCGGGCTCCCACAAGTCCGGCCGAGTGCGCGATGCGGTCCGGCGACGCCGTGTGTGGCCGTCCGACGCGCTCAAGCTCAGGTAGGCCACGGTCAGCGCGAGCGTCGGCTGGTCGTCGCCGGGCAGTCCGAGCAGTTCCAGGCGGTCGAAGGTCGTGGCGAGGCGGGACAGGTACTCGACGCGGAACTCCTCGTCGCGGTCGACGCCGCGCGGCGCGTAGAGGCTCGTCGTCGGTGTCCGGGACAGCAGTTCGTCCAGTGCTTCGGCCTGCGCGGTCAGGCGGGTCAGGACTTCGCCCAGTGCCGCGGACGGGAAGGTCGGCAGGTAGCGGACGACCTGCACCAGGTGCCGGCACGCCTGGTCCAGGGCCAGTTCGTGGAGCTGGGCCGCTCGTTCGGACAGCAGCGCCGATCGTTGGGGGAACTGGCGGCGGATCTGCTTGGCCAGCACCTCCGGATCCGCATCGTTCGCCAACAGTGCCCGGTCGGACAGGTCGACGTCCTCCAGCACGTACACGACGGCCAGGATCGCGGCTTCGGCCTCGTGGTCCGGCACGTCGGAGAACCGTTGCTCCAGCACCGGGGCCAACTGCTCGGCCACCTGGTGCCCGATGCGCTCGACCAGGTTCTCCAGCTTGCGCCGCTGCACCAAGCCCTTCAGCTCGGCCTGCGCCAGCTCGGCCAGGCTCGCGCTCCGCTCGTACGTCGCCTTCCGCCGTTGCAGCCAGTACTTGGCGGCGTGCGTGGCGATCGTGCTCCCGAGCTTCAGCGCCTCGCGTTCCAGGACGATGACGCCCCCCTCCTCCGGCCGGATGCACAAAACAACTTAGGCGCAGCGCCACCGGAAACTGTCGTACCCCGGTGGTCTACTCGACCGCATGGACGAGATCTTGGTGTTGGGAGCGACGGGCACGACCGGCAAGCGGGTCGTGCGGGAACTGGAAGCGCGGGGGCTGGTCGTGCGGGCCGCGTCACGACGTGGTCGGGTGCGGTTCGACTGGGGGGAGCGGGATACCTGGGTGCCTGCGGTGGCCGGGGTGTCGGCGGTCTACCTGATGGCGCCGCACGAGCTGCCGATCGACCCCGAGTTCGTGCACGAGGCGGTGGCGCGCGGGGTGCGGCGGGTGGTGTTGCTGTCCAGTCGGGGTATCGAGGAGATGGGTGACGACCGGCTGCTCGGTGCCGAGGCGACCGTGCGGGCGTGCGGTGCGGAGTGGACCGTGGTGCGGGCCGACTGGTTCGACCAGAACTTCGACGAGGGGTTCTTCCGGCCCGCCATCGAGGCCGGCTCGCTGGCGGTGCCGGTCGGGGACGTTCGGCAGGGGTTCGTCGACGCGGACGACATCGCGGCCGTGGCGGCGGTGGCGTTGACCGAGGACGGGCACGCGGGGCGCACCTACGAGGTGACCGGGCCGCGGGCGTTGAGCTTCGCGGAGGCGTTGGGGCTGATCGGTGCGGCGTCCGGGCGGTCGGTGCGGTTCGGCGGCACGGCCGACGAGTACCGGGCGCAGCAGGACGCCATGGGCATGCCGCAGGAGCAGACAGAGGCCGAGATCGAAGCGTTCGCGCAGCTCAAGGACACCGAGCCCACCGAGGCGGTGCCCGAGGTGACCGGGCGGGCGGCCATCGACTTCGCCGACTACGCGACCAGGGCGTGGGCCACATGACCGCCGGAACCGCCACGCGGCTCGTCGGTGAGTGGACCGTTCGGTGCGGTGAGCTGCACCGAACGGGCTAGTCGGCGATGAGCCGGGCCTCGGGGTCCTCGCGGAGCTTGCTCAGCGTCGCCATGGCGGCGTGGCCCCTGCGGTCCAGCTCACGGGCGTCGATCCAGCCGTGGGCGTAGTAGCGGTAGTCCTGGGCGAGTTTCACCAGCTCGGCGAGGTAGTCGGCCGACCTGCGGCGGCGCTCTTCGTCGAAGGACGCCAAGAGCGGCAACTGCGTGTCCACGACCTCGTCGAGCATCCGCGCGGCCTCCAAGGCGCGCTTGCCCTTCCACCGCCGCGCGCCGCCCACGGCAC
This DNA window, taken from Saccharothrix variisporea, encodes the following:
- a CDS encoding YcnI family protein, which encodes MSTNRFGVRTYAKGGAVLAAAAFALVSTAGLASAHVTASTPKDAVQGGYTKVTLRVPNERPNNGTVKLELTLPAEYPLASVSTKPTPGWKVEAVKAKLDTPIKSHGREVTEAVRTVVWTADPGVRIEPGQFNEFDLSIGPLPDNTDKLVLPTKQTYDNGEVVDWSAPPPAEGAAEPEKPAPVLNLVKKSGGDAHGSAVTASAQEPQAAAQSSDKTARWLGGAGLAVGALGLGIGIGAVLRSRRATGTPSA
- a CDS encoding copper resistance CopC family protein, encoding MRRTLSLLLAGLLAGGLALTTSGTASAHNVLVSSNPKDGEALAAGPAEITLTFDQPVQAGEKFNTITVIGPDESHWEAADEPTVKNNSVVFKVRPLGPAAEYKVGYRVLSADGHPVTGSLKFTLTAAGNGTPAPTTTAASSSPVSDGGDGGVPIWVWIAGAVVLLGGGVYFALRGGTGAKR
- a CDS encoding copper resistance D family protein, producing MTVDRTTTRTSRHWVVVGLLAGGCVGVLLGLGLSTTPEAVGVAEPGAVVRFAHPLVRTLLDLAATVVVGLSLLPKLLGFTRPAATEPVLRVARPAAVVAAAVWAFTALLSIVIRAYETRPDVPVTMSSVVDYVQRVGAGQGLLFSAVCALTYVVVGVMAVRRGESVPAELRILISMFGLLPLPVTGHASNWKYHDYSMISMELHVLGAAAWTGGLAALVVLVSHRRGLLADALPKFSKLATVSLALVSVTGLFNGLLELFLNPVVALPGSLFTTSYGLVLLAKIVCAALLALLGANIRWRLLPHIARHKATAIVGWATIEVTIMGIAFGLAVILSRAPVA
- a CDS encoding NACHT domain-containing protein, coding for MCIRPEEGGVIVLEREALKLGSTIATHAAKYWLQRRKATYERSASLAELAQAELKGLVQRRKLENLVERIGHQVAEQLAPVLEQRFSDVPDHEAEAAILAVVYVLEDVDLSDRALLANDADPEVLAKQIRRQFPQRSALLSERAAQLHELALDQACRHLVQVVRYLPTFPSAALGEVLTRLTAQAEALDELLSRTPTTSLYAPRGVDRDEEFRVEYLSRLATTFDRLELLGLPGDDQPTLALTVAYLSLSASDGHTRRRRTASRTRPDLWEPAATEGLSVEAAIGDEHRVLLRGDAGSGKTTLLHWLAVQAARRALTGALTGWNDTVPFVVLLRMFAEGDLPRPEQFVGLSTPVVADLAPEAWTHRVLQAGRGLLLVDGVDEVPAGRRRAVKAWLRDLLDAYPGTRVVVTSRTAAADAKWLAGEGFRTVTLEPMSPVNILDFVERWHRAAELTGAEVTAAERRLRAQLERPHLRQLAASPLLCAMLCALNLSHRSELPRNRMELYAKALAMLLHLRDAERGIETLLTDTGKRVLLRDLAWRLTLGNKVELSTEEALGHLSRKLPAMPDVEVEPEAIFTHLLERSGVLRQPVPGRVDFVHRTFLEYLAAEEAVQQHHIDTLIAHAHLDTWWETVVMACGHATAKQAEQLLTGVLDEADRKPKRARRLRLIAAASLETVRDVDPAVRDRIDAVVRDRLIPPRKSSEARSLASIGPRLLRYLPADLGQFPEMAAAATVEAAVLAGAAEAMPLLASYVKDERSEVRRAVILQWKFFDPEQYAKTVLAHDLGNSYLEVPSPQFLPQVLHIGRFGGLGLSLRRHRKVDLAPLAGREGLRGMNLFGLYQADVDLSVLSTLPDLDDLFISGFDDSRLSGIDVLHGIRKVTLFSCVSRSLSQAARVFGVATDWNIGDMASVDLADLIEVPLRSLIIQHSAFDSIEPLVAIRGLKRLWIDNDVQFDYDLGPLAELELENLAIDAEVEYRGLDRIPAEIVTRRGRETG
- a CDS encoding SDR family oxidoreductase, with translation MDEILVLGATGTTGKRVVRELEARGLVVRAASRRGRVRFDWGERDTWVPAVAGVSAVYLMAPHELPIDPEFVHEAVARGVRRVVLLSSRGIEEMGDDRLLGAEATVRACGAEWTVVRADWFDQNFDEGFFRPAIEAGSLAVPVGDVRQGFVDADDIAAVAAVALTEDGHAGRTYEVTGPRALSFAEALGLIGAASGRSVRFGGTADEYRAQQDAMGMPQEQTEAEIEAFAQLKDTEPTEAVPEVTGRAAIDFADYATRAWAT